The region TCAGCGACCCGCCGTACGACGTGGACATTCCCGCAGTCACCCTCAAGCTCCTGGACAGCGGCGTGGTGCGTCCGGGCGGCCTCCTGATCTGCCAGCATCCCGACCGCCTGCGCCTGCCCGAGCACCCGGACTTTGACCTGGAGGTCCGCAAGTACGGCAGCAATGTCCTGAGCCTCTACCACCGGCCCACTGAGGCGCCCCACGCCCCAGAGGACGCCGGACACGATAAGGTGAACGACGAATGAACGTCGTTTTCCCCGGATCATTTGACCCGATCACCAGTGGACACATGGACGTGCTGACACGCGCCGCGAAGATGTTCGACCACGTGACGATGACGGTCATGCACAATGCCCGCAAACAGGGCCGCTACCTGTTTACCCTGGAGGAACGCCTGCAGATTCTGCGCGACGCGACCTCTCACCTGCCTAACGTCAGCGTGGACAGTTTCGGGGGCCTGCTGGTGGACTACATGGCCCAGGAGCACAAGGGGATCATCATCCGC is a window of Deinococcus deserti VCD115 DNA encoding:
- the coaD gene encoding pantetheine-phosphate adenylyltransferase, producing MNVVFPGSFDPITSGHMDVLTRAAKMFDHVTMTVMHNARKQGRYLFTLEERLQILRDATSHLPNVSVDSFGGLLVDYMAQEHKGIIIRGLRAVSDYEYELQIAHLNRQIGEVETVFIMAATRWSFVSSSMVREIASYGGDISEMVPRASASALKLKFADVYAEREATRSV